One Xenopus tropicalis strain Nigerian chromosome 8, UCB_Xtro_10.0, whole genome shotgun sequence genomic window carries:
- the mmgt1 gene encoding membrane magnesium transporter 1 precursor — protein MASSIWKGLVGIGLFALAHAAFSAAQHRSYMRLTEKEDETLPIDIVLQTLLAFIVACYGIVHIAGEFKDMDATSELRNKTFDTLRNHPSFYVFNHRGRVMFQPPESEDCHRIQAPFSSNSSLKLSKLESMHR, from the exons ATGGCGTCCTCGATCTGGAAAGGGTTGGTGGGGATCGGTCTGTTTGCCTTGGCACATGCGGCCTTTTCCGCTGCTCAGC ATCGCTCTTACATGAGATTAACTGAAAAGGAAGATGAAACACTGCCGATAGAT ATTGTTCTCCAGACATTGCTGGCCTTTATAGTGGCCTGTTATGGCATCGTACACATTGCTGGAGAGTTTAAAGACATGGATGCAACATCAGAATTAAGGAATAA gacaTTTGACACATTAAGAAATCATCCATCGTTTTATGTATTCAACCATCGCGGTCGGGTAATGTTCCAGCCTCCCGAGTCAGAGGATTGCCATCGAATTCAAGCTCCATTCTCATCCAACTCCTCACTAAAGCTTTCCAAATTAGAATCAATGCACCGCTGA